Proteins found in one Magnolia sinica isolate HGM2019 chromosome 5, MsV1, whole genome shotgun sequence genomic segment:
- the LOC131246940 gene encoding uncharacterized protein LOC131246940 — protein MCGVPRLLHSSVEGKVNHWRNASTPGAAPNSVRILLLILILWELWCSRNGAVYDNSPLIIRRSVARVRWWANLVIGTDIMDTIGSTRGFSPFNSVVNQYHSASIQVKWRQPTPGWVKLNVDGSSLGNPGPSGGGGICRNDSSAFILGFTVAYGVGSNNMAELFAIYDGMMLCLEKGLDTIILESDSKLLIDSLIKQSKTPWK, from the coding sequence ATGTGTGGTGTCCCTCGTCTACTCCACAGCTCAGTAGAAGGCAAAGTAAACCATTGGAGGAATGCTTCAACTCCAGGTGCTGCGCCAAATTCAGTTAGAATTCTGTTGCTGATCCTTATTCTTTGGGAGCTCTGGTGCTCGAGAAATGGTGCAGTGTATGACAACTCTCCTCTGATCATCAGGAGGTCTGTGGCCCGTGTCAGATGGTGGGCTAACCTGGTTATTGGAACTGATATAATGGACACTATTGGCTCGACTCGTGGGTTTAGTCCCTTCAACTCGGTTGTTAATCAGTATCATTCTGCCTCAATCCAGGTTAAATGGAGACAGCCAACCCCAGGATGGGTCAAATTAAATGTTGATGGCTCATCACTAGGTAATCCTGGTCCCTCAGGTGGGGGTGGCATCTGCAGGAATGACAGCAGTGCCTTTATATTAGGTTTCACCGTGGCCTACGGGGTTGGTTCTAACAATATGGCAGAACTTTTTGCCATTTACGACGGGATGATGCTCTGTTTGGAGAAAGGTTTGGACACGATAATTTTAGAGTCTGATTCAAAATTGTTGATTGATTCCCTCATTAAGCAATCCAAGACTCCTTGGAAGTAG
- the LOC131247218 gene encoding putative germin-like protein 2-1, whose amino-acid sequence MATGFLLLTFLAFTFSFAAASDPSPLQDFCVALNNSEVLVNGFVCKDPKEVQADDFFFTGLDKPGNTDNKVGSVVTPVNVAQIPGLNTLGVSLARIDFAPYGLNPPHTHPRATEILTVLEGTLYVGFVTSNTENRFITKTLHKGDVFVFPEGLIHFQFNIGDTNAIAIAGFGSQNPGTITIANAVFGSNPPISDDVLAKAFQVDKKIIDYLQSQFAVKN is encoded by the exons ATGGCCACTGGCTTTCTTCTCCTAACATTCCTTGCATTTACTTTCTCATTTGCCGCTGCATCCGATCCCAGCCCTTTACAGGATTTCTGCGTTGCTTTGAACAACAGCGAAG TGTTGGTGAATGGATTTGTGTGCAAGGACCCAAAGGAAGTTCAAGCTGATGATTTCTTCTTCACGGGACTGGACAAACCAGGCAACACAGATAACAAGGTTGGGTCCGTTGTGACCCCCGTGAATGTAGCCCAGATACCTGGACTCAACACCCTCGGCGTCTCCCTGGCTCGGATAGATTTTGCACCCTATGGTCTCAATCCACCCCACACACACCCGCGGGCCACAGAGATCCTAACAGTATTGGAGGGCACCCTCTATGTCGGATTCGTCACTTCCAACACTGAAAATCGCTTCATAACAAAGACCCTTCATAAAGGCGATGTGTTTGTCTTCCCCGAAGGCCTCATTCACTTCCAGTTTAACATCGGTGACACTAATGCCATAGCCATTGCAGGATTTGGCAGCCAGAACCCTGGAACCATCACCATTGCAAATGCTGTGTTTGGATCAAATCCGCCCATCTCAGATGATGTTCTTGCCAAGGCATTCCAAGTTGACAAGAAAATAATTGATTATCTCCAATCGCAGTTTGCAGTGAAAAACTAG